Genomic segment of Rhodocaloribacter litoris:
GCAGCGCCAGGCGTTCCCCGTACGGTGCCTGGTAGATGGTGGGCCGGGGTTCCCGGAGCAGGAAAGCGACGGCGACGAGCAGCATCACCGAAGCCGCCACGGCGACCGGCCGCAGGAAGCCGGGCCTGTGGAGCAGGCGAAGCCGGGACGCAAACGGCCTCCACGAGGGGAGCCGGCGGGCCGCCGTGGTGCGTTCGGCTTCGGCCAGCAGGGACGCGCGCGCGGCCGCCTTGCGGGCGGGGTCCGGGGCGACCTCCGGGCGTGCCGTCTCGCACAGCACCCACGTCTCCCGGAGGGATGCCCGCTCCGCCTCGCTCAGTTCCTCGAGCCGGGCCGCCACCGCTTCGGGCAGGGGAGGTATGTTGCGTTCTCGTTTCACGTTCGCAGGCTCTCGCTTTGCGCGCGGTATTCCTGCAGCCGCTCACGCAGGTATTGCAAAGCGAGGACAATGTGGTTGTTGACCGTCTTGGGCGCCAGGTTCATGCGCTCGGCGATCTCTTCGTGGCTGAGTCCTTCGAAACGGCTCAGCGAGAAAGCCAGGCGCCGGCGTTCCGGCATCTCCGCGATCCACGCGTGTAGCCGGTTTTGCAACGCGGCGGCGTCGAGGTCCTCCTCGACCCGTTCCGGCGTCGACGGTTCCACCGGCAGGCCGTCGAGCGGCGTGGTCGCGTGTCGTCTTTTCTGGCGTTCGTGGTTGAGCGCGTAGTTTCGCACCATCTGGTACAGGAGGGCCTTGAGGGAGCGATCCGGGTCGATCTGTTCCCGGATACGCCACAGCTTGGCATATACGTCCTGCAGGATGTCGTAGCAGGCCTCCTGGTCGTGGGTGATGTACCAGGCGAAGCGAAAGAGCGCGTCGTACGTTGCATCAAAGACGGAGGCATAGGCCGCACGGTCGGAGCGGCGTAACCCGTCGCTCCAGGCACGAAACTGGTCCTCCGAAATGGATTGCATACGCCGTGTTACGGTCGCGTTTTAATACACCGGGCGGGCTTTCAATACCTAATGGATGCACCGGCGACGATAGCCTTAGAACACCGGCATGGGATCGAGGTTCTATTCCGTGCCGGCACCGGGCGGCGAAATCTCGGCGAAAGGCAGGGCGGGTCCCTTGCCGGGGGAGGAACCCGCCTGTGCCGATCCGAATAAGAGCCGCGATACGCGCCGGGACGGCCTCCCGCCGGATCCCCGGTCGCCTCGGCTCCGGTCCTTGCGCGGCATCCGGCTGCGTGCTCCCAATCCGGTCCTTCGATGGTCTACGATCAACGCAAGATCCGAAACTTCTGCATCATTGCCCACATCGACCACGGGAAAAGTACCCTGGCCGACCGGCTCCTTGAGCTTACGGGCACACTCTCGCAGCGCGAGTTGCAGGAACAGGTGCTCGACAGCATGGACCTCGAGCGCGAGCGGGGCATCACCATCAAGAGCCACGCCGTCCGGATGCAGTACACGGCGAGGGATGGCCAGACCTATGTGCTGAACCTGATCGACACGCCCGGGCACGTGGACTTCACCTACGAGGTGTCCCGGGCGCTGAAAGCGTGTGAGGGCGCCATCCTCGTCGTCGATGCCGCGCAGGGGATCGAGGCGCAGACCATCTCGAACCTCTACCTGGCCCTCGAGGCCGATCTCGAGATCATCCCGGTGCTCAACAAGGTGGACCTGCCCGGCGCCCGCCCGGATGTCGTCGCGCAA
This window contains:
- a CDS encoding RNA polymerase sigma-70 factor, with protein sequence MQSISEDQFRAWSDGLRRSDRAAYASVFDATYDALFRFAWYITHDQEACYDILQDVYAKLWRIREQIDPDRSLKALLYQMVRNYALNHERQKRRHATTPLDGLPVEPSTPERVEEDLDAAALQNRLHAWIAEMPERRRLAFSLSRFEGLSHEEIAERMNLAPKTVNNHIVLALQYLRERLQEYRAQSESLRT